Proteins co-encoded in one Solea senegalensis isolate Sse05_10M linkage group LG8, IFAPA_SoseM_1, whole genome shotgun sequence genomic window:
- the bicra gene encoding BRD4-interacting chromatin-remodeling complex-associated protein isoform X5 has protein sequence MDDEDGRCLLDVICDPEALNDFLHGSETHLDTDDLLDGASDPSSSFFSTTGGHVPEVQPSAQLSASEPAGLPRVSVDLDFLEDEDILGGSPGGDGGSNGIGTNHEPCDILQQSLAEANITEQSLQEAEAELDLGSFEIPGLTQVVQTLPDASLSGAGGTAVGVGLGVGVGGATAIFPGSATSATATPPNATADMLGSVLAQQGLQLQSQVMNKAISVQPFMQPVGLGNVTLQPISSLQALPNGSQSGHLGIGQIQVVGQPTVMTINQSGQPILAKAMGGYQLHQSGPEVSGSGTQPGIGGSGGGLLIQGNKATLGSPALNGPAVCVSSTISSGGGTMTAPAGLLGFGSNTISSGIGPQQTQTQGQIMQNVIIQRTPTPIQPKPPQGGAIQPKLFKQQQQPQQQPQQAPQPLQNDAHKALGLQQLPVSAAQNVAFLTGKPGSNVVLSTQATTQGTQFQQTLFKQQAAQASGKPLSVHLLNQPGSIVIPPQTVLQGQNHQFLLPQLQAGGQILTQHPGGHIITSQGPGGQLIANQILTANQNINLGQVLTSQGHPAHILSGPIQLQPGQMGTPTLFQMPVTLAQSPSLAQTHTVSGHAQTVIQGMPIQNSLTMLSQVEGLSPAVTLQPALQPQPGGVPNSSSSTGAASMGQGQTGECVTVLGSSTDQAAHPTQQHVPQQSPILTMQPASSVSTTITVPSSSPSMSVSTSSPVTAVGLVPHQAQHSPGRLLLTNQGSSMILSQESLQMFLQQIPSGGHQQPLKIQGMSPSTALSTAPPVADRPQPSQSPLTLSQQIQSPHHQQQSRPTSQPQPQSQTPSRSCTPSSHPPLFIVHNQITESPQPVPQGQPQQTQLQQAHIQVQLQTQPRPPSQPAPYQQDMPPMSQSPKPPPAPPAQHQFTSPPVSTAATAVVKAQVPIQGLTTEQQHHLHLVGAQIQTLSGIAQPSPQQKQLLDKLHQVQQNILLQVKQTAQPQAQAPSQFSSQQDVPVDKVVLASTPSTGTPAQLPSVLQSTPVLVKTPATASSDLKVFSGAQGPAGAMVNQTVTPASLTQPAQVQPKPGVISSVGGMTLGKGGLQIQVLGASLTQMPAPQPQAPAQTQTTTTTTIKMPFSAEPSKEAKILEQVRKQQGSVLHPNYSAPFHSFDDTLHRLLPYHLYQGTAISSQDYQKVDDEFERVSCQLLKRTQAMLDKYRYLLFAESKAFKPEQRLGPSAEMVMIDRMFIQEEKVALNQDRILAKERPEEFVANARLLERVVSSQEKSSSAEQTSGSGAVPAADAPTPAPAAPATVPPPNITHKPPAAPTAAPTPAPVSAPPSAPVSAPPSAPASAPASAPASAPVSAPVPAPPATTSVTPFPPTKLVIKQGGGGASVSWSSSCPPPPAAGASKLVAEPTSHSSSISRTPAASSSFSSSSFNSQAADDDDALPQRTSKPPIKTYEARRRIGLKLKIKQDQTGFSKVVHNTALDPVHTPQPQLSSQSTSQPQPALPHPKSVLLSTPSTTVIRTQSPICTASSESPVSITTPQCNPTLRGNFPPNTAPSSSTSSSHTWSSSSSSSTQMNGTVDHHEVGGIKHNPASTANPSPTTCRLPLRKTYRENISPRVRPGVPGGGDENLSYPRPTPSPPRHEASSPPSERTVIASVKVEKRGREASHTLTELGHERSRLGSAMQGLNEVDEVFNRGIKPTHHHLPHLLEKEVAKERVEENKDQETDVSKYKRAGGKNRHRVGGTFRMDQHAPGPPSPESTFTRDSLLPAKRCKSDSPDMDNASFSSGSPPDDSLNEHLQCAIDSILNLQQEPAAHGHHIKGGNRSHQHQSQRPGGSAASSHRPSVPPPSSASSSPSLAQHPQVGGRGHNGSLVPQTQSR, from the exons ATGGATGATGAAGACGGCAGGTGCCTTCTCGATGTAATTTG tgaccCAGAAGCTCTCAATGACTTTCTTCATGGATCTGAGACCCAT TTGGACACTGACGACCTTTTGGATGGTGCGAGTGACCCCTCCAGCTCGTTCTTCTCTACCACTGGG GGCCATGTTCCAGAGGTCCAGCCCTCAGCCCAGCTGTCGGCCAGTGAACCGGCAGGCCTGCCCAGAGTCAGTGTCGACCTGGACTTCCTCgaggatgaagacattttgggTGGATCCCCAGGTGGTGATGGTGGAAGCAATGGCATTGGGACAAATCATGAACCATGTGACATCCTGCAACAGAGCTTGGCAGAAGCCAATATCACAGAGCAAAGCTTACAGGAGGCAGAGGCTGAGCTGGACCTGGGCTCCTTTGAAATTCCAGGCCTTACACAGGTGGTTCAGACGCTACCTGATGCCAGCCTCTCTGGGGCTGGAGGAACTGCTGTTGGTGTAGGCTTAGGTGTTGGTGTTGGGGGAGCAACGGCAATTTTCCCTGGGTCAGCCACAAGCGCCACTGCTACTCCCCCCAATGCCACAGCTGACATGCTGGGGTCAGTTCTTGCTCAACAGGGCCTTCAGCTCCAATCCCAGGTCATGAACAAGGCAATTAGTGTTCAGCCATTTATGCAGCCTGTGGGCTTGGGAAATGTGACACTTCAACCCATTTCAAGTCTCCAAGCTCTTCCTAATGGGAGTCAGTCTGGACATCTGGGTATCGGACAAATTCAGGTTGTGGGTCAGCCCACAGTCATGACTATCAATCAGTCTGGACAACCAATCCTGGCTAAAGCCATGGGTGGATACCAGCTACATCAGTCTGGGCCAGAGGTATCAGGTTCTGGTACTCAGCCGGGGATTGGAGGCTCAGGAGGCGGACTTCTGATCCAAGGTAATAAAGCCACTTTAGGATCTCCTGCTTTAAATGGACCAGCCGTTTGTGTCAGCAGCACAATCAGCAGCGGTGGTGGTACAATGACTGCTCCTGCTGGGCTCTTGGGTTTTGGCAGCAACACCATTAGTTCAGGAATTGGACCCCAGCAGACTCAAACACAAGGCCAAATCATGCAGAATGTGATTATACAACGCACACCAACACCCATTCAACCTAAACCCCCTCAGGGGGGAGCCATCCAACCGAAACtcttcaagcagcagcagcagccacagcagcagccacagcaagCACCCCAACCCCTGCAAAACGATGCCCACAAGGCTCTAGGGCTGCAGCAGCTACCAGTTTCTGCTGCTCAGAATGTAGCGTTCCTGACGGGAAAGCCTGGCTCTAACGTTGTCCTAAGTACTCAAGCCACAACACAAGGCACCCAGTTTCAACAAACGCTATTCAAGCAACAAGCAGCACAAGCATCCGGCAAGCCCCTTAGTGTACACTTGTTAAACCAACCAGGTAGCATCGTTATTCCCCCTCAGACTGTCCTGCAAGGTCAAAATCATCAGTTCCTCCTGCCACAGCTTCAGGCAGGTGGCCAGATTCTGACTCAGCACCCTGGGGGCCACATCATAACTAGCCAAGGTCCTGGTGGGCAGCTCATTGCAAACCAGATTTTAACAGCAAACCAGAACATCAACTTAGGTCAGGTGTTGACTTCACAGGGCCACCCTGCCCACATCCTCTCTGGACCCATACAGCTCCAGCCTGGCCAGATGGGCACACCCACCCTCTTTCAGATGCCTGTCACATTAGCCCAGAGTCCAAGCctggcacagacacacactgtctcaGGTCATGCCCAGACAGTCATACAAGGCATGCCAATCCAGAACTCCTTGACCATGCTGAGCCAGGTGGAGGGACTTAGCCCAGCAGTCACACTTCAGCCAGCCCTGCAACCTCAGCCAGGTGGGGTccccaacagcagcagcagcactggtgCAGCATCTATGGGTCAAGGCCAGACTGgagagtgtgtgactgtgctggGAAGCTCCACAGACCAGGCTGCTCATCCCACTCAGCAGCATGTTCCACAGCAGTCCCCCATCCTCACAATGCAGCCAGCTTCCTCTGTGTCCACGACGATCACAGTACCCTCCTCTTCTCCGTCCATGTCGGTGTCCACCAGTTCGCCTGTCACAGCAGTGGGGCTGGTCCCCCATCAGGCTCAGCACAGTCCAGGAAGGTTACTGCTCACCAACCAGGGCTCCAGCATGATCTTGAGCCAGGAGTCTCTGCAAATGTTTCTGCAACAG ATACCCTCCGGTGGACATCAGCAGCCCCTGAAGATCCAGGGTATGTCCCCATCAACGGCCTTGTCCACAGCTCCCCCTGTGGCAGACAGACCACAACCTTCCCAGTCCCCTCTGACTCTGAGCCAGCAGATCCAGTCTCCACACCATCAACAGCAGTCACGTCCTACTTCTCAGCCTCAGCCACAGTCCCAAACTCCTTCTCGCTCCTGTACGCCCTCATCTCACCCTCCACTCTTTATTGTTCATAACCAGATTACAGAGTCTCCCCAACCAGTTCCACAAGGCCAGCCGCAGCAAACACAGCTTCAGCAGGCGCACATTCAAGTGCAGCTTCAGACTCAGCCACGGCCACCCTCTCAGCCTGCCCCTTATCAACAAGATATGCCCCCTATGTCACAGTCACCCAAGCCTCCTCCTGCACCACCCGCACAACATCAGTTTACTTCGCCTCCTGTTAgcactgctgctactgctgtagTGAAAGCCCAGGTTCCCATTCAGGGCCTgacaacagagcagcagcaccaccttCACTTAGTAGGAGCGCAGATTCAGACCTTGTCAGGCATCGCTCAGCCCTCACCTCAGCAGAAACAGTTACTGGATAAACTGCACCAG gtCCAGCAGAATATCCTCCTGCAGGTCAAGCAGACTGCACAACCCCAGGCTCAAGCTCCCAGTCAGTTCAGTTCTCAGCAAGACGTGCCTGTCGATAAAGTCGTGCTTGCATCAACACCCAGCACTGGAACTCCTGCTCAACTCCCTTCTGTGCTGCAGTCGACACCAGTGCTCGTAAAAACTCCTGCTACAG CATCAAGTGACTTAAAGGTATTCTCAGGAGCCCAAGGGCCAGCTGGAGCAATGGTGAATCAGACTGTCACTCCTGCAAGCCTTACCCAGCCTGCACAG GTTCAGCCAAAGCCAGGAGTGATCAGCTCAGTTGGAGGGATGACTCTGGGGAAAGGTGGGTTGCAGATACAAGTGTTAGGAGCTAGTCTGACTCAAATGCCTGCTCCACAGCCCCAAGCTCCAGCACAAACTCAG acgacgacaacaacaacaataaagatGCCTTTCAGTGCAGAGCCCAGCAAAGAAGCCAA GATTCTAGAACAGGTGAGGAAACAGCAGGGTTCGGTTCTTCACCCAAACTACAGTGCACCTTTCCACTCTTTTGACGACACGCTGCACAGACTGCTGCCTTACCACCTCTACCAGGGAACTGCCATCTCTTCTCAAGACTATCAAAAAG TGGATGATGAATTTGAGAGAGTCTCCTGTCAGCTGCTGAAAAGGACCCAGGCTATGCTGGATAAATATCGCTACCTGCTCTTTGCTGAGTCAAAA GCCTTTAAACCTGAGCAGAGACTGGGCCCCTCAGCAGAGATGGTGATGATTGACCGAATGTTCATTCAGGAGGAGAAGGTTGCATTGAATCAGGACCGGATTCTGGCCAAGGAAAGACCAG AGGAGTTCGTAGCAAACGCTCGCTTGTTGGAGAGAGTAGTTTCATCCCAAGAGAAGTCCTCTTCTGCTGAGCAAACCTCAGGGAGTGGAGCTGTACCTGCTGCTGACGCCCCCACTCCTGCACCTGCTGCTCCGGCCACAGTCCCTCCtccaaacatcacacacaaacctccTGCTGCACCTACCGCAGCTCCAACTCCTGCTCCAGTGTCTGCGCCACCTTCTGCTCCAGTGTCTGCTCCACCTTCTGCTCCAGCTTCTGCTCCAGCTTCTGCTCCAGCTTCTGCTCCAGTTTCTGCTCCagttcctgctcctcctgccaCCACCTCTGTCACCCCATTCCCTCCTACTAAACTGGTAATAAAgcaaggtggaggtggagccTCTGTGTCATGGTCGAGCAGCTGTCCACCACCTCCAGCTGCAGGCGCGAGCAAACTGGTGGCTGAACCCACCAGCCACAGCTCGTCCATCAGTCGCACGccagcagcctcctcctctttctcatccTCGTCCTTCAACTCTCAAGCGGCTGATGATGACGATGCTCTCCCGCAGAGAACCAGCAAACCGCCGATCAAGACCTACGAGGCTCGCAGGAGAATTGGCTTGAAGCTGAAGATCAAGCAGGACCAAACTGGTTTTAGTAAGGTGGTCCATAACACGGCCTTAGACCCAGTGCACACACCTCAACCTCAGCTGAGCAGCCAGTCCACATCCCAGCCTCAGCCTGCTCTACCACATCCAAAGTCTGTTCTTTTATCTACTCCTTCTACTACAGTCATCAGAACTCAGTCCCCCATATGCACTGCTTCCTCTGAATCACCAGTCTCAATAACGACCCCTCAGTGTAACCCAACACTGAGAGGTAATTTCCCTCCCAACACAGCCCCATCTTCCTCTACCTCTTCTTCTCATACTTggtcgtcatcctcctcctcgtccactCAAATGAATGGGACTGTGGATCATCACGAAGTAGGAGGGATCAAACATAACCCCGCCTCCACTGCCAATCCCTCACCGACGACCTGTCGCCTTCCCCTTCGAAAAACATACCGGGAAAACATTAGTCCCCGGGTCAGACCTGGTGTTCCTGGGGGAGGAGACGAGAATCTTTCCTACCCCAGACCCACACCATCTCCCCCCAGGCACGAGGCCtcatctcctccctcagagCGGACAGTGATAGCCAGTGTGAAGGTGGAGAAAAGAGGCAGGGAGGCCTCACACACGCTCACGGAGTTGGGCCATGAAAGGAGTCGTTTAGGGAGTGCAATGCAGGGGCTGAACGAAGTGGACGAAGTGTTCAACCGTGGGATAAAACCCACACACCATCACCTCCCACACCTCCTGGAAAAGGAAGTGGCAAAGGAGAgagtggaggaaaacaaagaccaAGAGACTGATGTAAGTAAGTACAAGCGGGCAGGGGGGAAAAATAGACACAGAGTAGGTGGGACATTCAGAATGGACCAGCATGCCCCTGGGCCTCCCTCCCCAGAGTCCACTTTCACACGAGACTCTTTACTTCCTGCCAAACGTTGCAAATCAGACTCTCCCGACATGGATAACGCCAGCTTCTCCAGCGGCAGTCCCCCGGATGACTCTCTGAACGAGCACCTGCAGTGTGCCATCGACAGCATCCTGAACCTGCAGCAGGAGCCCGCTGCCCATGGGCACCACATCAAAGGGGGCAACAGGTCCCACCAACACCAAAGCCAGCGCCCAGGGGGCTCGGCAGCTTCGTCTCACAGACCCTCGGTCCCACCcccctcctctgcttcctcGTCCCCCTCCCTGGCCCAGCACCCTCAGGTCGGTGGTCGTGGCCACAACGGCAGCCTGGTACCCCAGACTCAAAGTAGATAA